In Picosynechococcus sp. PCC 7002, the following are encoded in one genomic region:
- a CDS encoding 2Fe-2S iron-sulfur cluster-binding protein, whose amino-acid sequence MTYFDKDFLFVPLPNPNSEPNLTMAQIRIDPLAIQLQTLETETLLKALLRAKVHLDAICGGKGYCGTCVVHVVSGATQLSPVTAQEQTILNNLKKSSDTYRLSCQAYVRDGETVVCDLPSRTLTKLQQILDRLKNRYAPKDIRHPRTGELLVKQGGIVTQDILERLLSA is encoded by the coding sequence GTGACTTATTTTGATAAAGATTTCTTGTTTGTTCCCTTACCTAATCCCAATTCTGAGCCGAATTTAACCATGGCGCAAATCCGCATCGACCCCCTGGCGATCCAACTCCAAACCCTCGAAACCGAAACTCTCCTCAAGGCGCTCCTGCGGGCCAAAGTTCACCTCGATGCCATCTGTGGCGGCAAAGGCTATTGTGGTACCTGTGTCGTTCATGTTGTTAGTGGTGCGACCCAACTCAGTCCGGTGACGGCCCAAGAACAAACCATCCTCAACAATCTGAAAAAATCTAGCGACACCTATCGCCTCAGTTGCCAAGCCTATGTGCGTGACGGAGAAACCGTTGTTTGTGACCTACCATCCCGCACCCTCACAAAATTACAACAAATTCTCGATCGTCTAAAAAATCGCTATGCCCCGAAAGATATCCGCCACCCCCGCACCGGAGAACTGCTTGTTAAGCAGGGGGGCATTGTGACTCAGGATATTCTCGAACGCCTGTTAAGTGCCTAA